The nucleotide sequence GTTGATCCGGCAGAAGTGCCGGTGGATACCCTGACCGGTTTCAAGCGTGTGTTCATCGCCCTGCACGGGCGTGGCGGAGAAGACGGTGTGATCCAGGGTGTGCTGGAGCACCTGGGTGTGCCGTACACCGGCAGCGGTGTCATGGCGTCGGCGATCGGCATGGACAAGGTGCGGACCAAATTGCTGTGGGCCGGCGCGGGCCTGCCGACACCGGCGTTCTATGTGGCGGGCAGCGCCGACGCACCGGCGCTGGGGTTCCCACTGATGGTGAAACCGGCGCGCGAAGGTTCATCCATCGGTATGCGCAAAGTGGACAACGCGCAGGAACTGGCCGGGGCGATTGCCGCCGCCCAGGAATACGACGATGAGGTGCTGGTGGAACGTTGGGTCACCGGTGCCGAATTCACCGTGGCGATTCTCGGCGACCGGGCGCTGCCGGCGATCCGGCTGGAAACGCCGAACAGCTTCTACGATTTCGACGCCAAGTACCGGGCCGACACCACGCGTTACCTGTGCCCGTGCGGTCTGGATGAGGTGCAGGAAAACGAACTGAAAGCGCTGGCATTGCGTGCCTTCCGTGCCGTTGGCGCCGAAGGCTGGGGCCGCGTCGATGTGATGCAGGACGCCGATGGTCAGTTCCAGTTGCTGGAAATCAACACGGTGCCCGGCATGACAGACCACTCGCTGGTGCCGATGGCGGCCCGGGCCGAGGGGCTGAGTTTTGAAGCGCTGGTGGCAGAGATCCTGCTGTCGGCGGGAGACGTGGGACGTGGCGCGGCCGGCGCGTAAGCCCGCCCGCGGGGCGGTACGCAAGCCGGCCCGCAGGCCGGCAGCGCGCCGCCTGCCGTCCGTTTCGCTGACGGGCATCCTGGCGCGGCTGTCACGGGCGCTGCCCTGGCTGCTCGCCAGCCTGGCACTGCTGATCGTCATGACCGGGCTGATCTACCTGCCGCGGATGCTCGACAGTTACCCGCTGCAGGCGGTGACAGTGGAAGGCGTCAAGGACGCACGGCGTCAGCAGCAGGTGCAACTGACGCTGTCGACGCTGGTCAGCGGCGAGAATTTTTTCTCCGTCTCCCTGGATGCGCTGCACCAGGAAGTGAGCGCCCTGAGCTGGGTGGCGGAAACAGAAGTGCGCCGCCGCTGGCCGGGGCAACTGGTACTGAAAGTGGAAGAACGCGTGCCGGTGGCGGTGTGGAACGATGAATTGCTGGTGGCCAGCAGCGGTGAACCTTTCCGTGGTCTGGACAAGTACAGCGTGGACGCATTGCCGAGACTGTCCGGACCGGCGCTGCGACTGACGGAAGTGATGGGCTACTACCACAGCATGAGCCGCATTCTGCAGGAGATCGGCCTCGGCATCCGCAACGTCAGTGTCAATGCGCGACTGACCGCGGAACTGACGCTCGACAACGGTGTGGTACTGGTGGTGGACCGTGAACAATACGCGCACAAGCTGCGTCGTTTTGTGCAGCTATACCGGACAGTGCTGGAGGCGGACAACCGCGCTCTGGCAAAAGTGGATCTGCGCTATGCCGATGGCATGGCGGTGACATGGGGCCAGGACAAGGCCCCGGACAGCAAGCCCGAGAAGAGAGTCTGACGCCATGGCAAATTCAGCACAGGACCGGATGATCGTTGGCCTGGACATTGGCACCTCGAAAGTGGTGGCCATCGTCGGCCAGGTAAATGCCGAGGGTGCCATGGAGATCATTGGCATCGGATCGCAGCCTTCGCGTGGCATGAAGAAAGGCGTGGTGGTGGATATCGAAGCCACCGTGCGCTCGATCCAGCGCGCGGTGGAGGAAGCCGAACTGATGGCCGGCTGCCAGATTCATTCCGTGTACGCGGGTATCGCCGGCAGCCACGTACGCAGCCTGAACAGCCACGGCATCGTCGCCATCCGCGACCGCGAAGTGCTGCACGCGGATATCGACCGGGTGATCGACGCCGCCCAGGCGGTGGCGATCCCGGCGGACCAGAAAACACTACATGTGTTGCCACAGGAATATGTGGTGGACAACCAGGAAGGCGTGCGTGAGCCGGTCGGCATGAGTGGCGTGCGCCTGGAAGCGAAAGTGCATCTGGTGACCTGCGCGGTAAACGCGGCGCAGAACATCGAAAAATGTGTGCGTCGCTGCGGCCTGGAAGTGGAGGACATGATCCTCGAACAGTTGGCCTCCGCCTACGCAGTGCTGACCGAGGACGAACGCGAACTCGGTGTGTGCATGGTGGACATCGGCGGCGGTACCACGGACATCGCGATCTTCACCGAAGGTGCGATCCGTCACACGGCAAATATTCCGATTGCCGGTGACCAGGTCACCAACGACATCGCCATGGCGCTGCGCACACCGAAGCAGTACGCCGAAGAGATCAAGATGAAATACGCCTGCGCGCTGACCCAGCTCGCTGGCGCGGATGAAACCATCAAGGTGCCGTCAGTGGGCGACCGCCCGCCGCGCACACTGAGCCGCCAGAATCTGGCGGAAGTGGTGGAGCCGCGTTACGACGAGCTGTTCACGCTGATCCAGGCGGAACTGCGCCGCAGCGGCTTCGAGGATCTGATACCGGGTGGCATCGTGCTGACCGGTGGCTCCTCGAAAATTGAGGGCGCGGCGGAACTGGCCGAAGAGATTTTCCACATGCCGGTGCGCCTGGGCATGCCGCAGGGCGTGGCGGGGCTGACCGACGTGGTGCGCAACCCGATTTACGCCACCGCCGTCGGCCTGTTGCTGTACGGACAACGGATGGAACAGGAGGGCCGGGGCGGGCGTCGCGAGACATCGTCCAACGGTACGGACTGGCTGGAGAAAGTGAAGAGCTGGTTCAAAGGAAATTTTTAGCCGCCGACGCGGCTGACACGACGGCGTTGCAGCCGTCGTGACACCAGGTTCCTGGCGGGGCGGAGCCACGCCGGAACGATTCGACGACACAGGGATAAACGGGAGATCAACCATGCAATTCAAACTGGAAGACAGCGTACCGCATGGCGCGGTCATTAAAGTGGTGGGCGTAGGTGGTGGCGGCGGCAACGCCGTGGATCACATGGTGCGCTCGAATGTGGACGGTGTGGAATTCATCTGCGCCAATACCGACGCGCAAGCACTGCGTAATGCTTCGTCGCGTACAGTGATTCAACTCGGCAGCCAGGTCACCAAGGGCCTGGGTGCCGGCGCCAACCCGGAAGTGGGCCGACAGTCCGCGATTGAAGATCGCGAA is from Isoalcanivorax pacificus W11-5 and encodes:
- the ftsA gene encoding cell division protein FtsA — encoded protein: MANSAQDRMIVGLDIGTSKVVAIVGQVNAEGAMEIIGIGSQPSRGMKKGVVVDIEATVRSIQRAVEEAELMAGCQIHSVYAGIAGSHVRSLNSHGIVAIRDREVLHADIDRVIDAAQAVAIPADQKTLHVLPQEYVVDNQEGVREPVGMSGVRLEAKVHLVTCAVNAAQNIEKCVRRCGLEVEDMILEQLASAYAVLTEDERELGVCMVDIGGGTTDIAIFTEGAIRHTANIPIAGDQVTNDIAMALRTPKQYAEEIKMKYACALTQLAGADETIKVPSVGDRPPRTLSRQNLAEVVEPRYDELFTLIQAELRRSGFEDLIPGGIVLTGGSSKIEGAAELAEEIFHMPVRLGMPQGVAGLTDVVRNPIYATAVGLLLYGQRMEQEGRGGRRETSSNGTDWLEKVKSWFKGNF
- a CDS encoding cell division protein FtsQ/DivIB; this translates as MARPARKPARGAVRKPARRPAARRLPSVSLTGILARLSRALPWLLASLALLIVMTGLIYLPRMLDSYPLQAVTVEGVKDARRQQQVQLTLSTLVSGENFFSVSLDALHQEVSALSWVAETEVRRRWPGQLVLKVEERVPVAVWNDELLVASSGEPFRGLDKYSVDALPRLSGPALRLTEVMGYYHSMSRILQEIGLGIRNVSVNARLTAELTLDNGVVLVVDREQYAHKLRRFVQLYRTVLEADNRALAKVDLRYADGMAVTWGQDKAPDSKPEKRV
- a CDS encoding D-alanine--D-alanine ligase, which produces MTDTPAQLKQALSRVGRVAVLAGGRSAEREISLKSGREVHAALRKLGVLAELVDPAEVPVDTLTGFKRVFIALHGRGGEDGVIQGVLEHLGVPYTGSGVMASAIGMDKVRTKLLWAGAGLPTPAFYVAGSADAPALGFPLMVKPAREGSSIGMRKVDNAQELAGAIAAAQEYDDEVLVERWVTGAEFTVAILGDRALPAIRLETPNSFYDFDAKYRADTTRYLCPCGLDEVQENELKALALRAFRAVGAEGWGRVDVMQDADGQFQLLEINTVPGMTDHSLVPMAARAEGLSFEALVAEILLSAGDVGRGAAGA